Proteins from a single region of Ischnura elegans chromosome 2, ioIscEleg1.1, whole genome shotgun sequence:
- the LOC124153910 gene encoding uncharacterized protein LOC124153910, which yields MRVVALISGGKDSCYNMMQCTAAGHDIVALANLCPEDKDELDSYMYQTVGHHGINMFAEAVDLPLYRKVTHGLAVHQGSIYAPTLEDEVEDLYHLLKQVKDEIEVDAVAVGAILSDYQRVRVENVCNRLGLVVLSYLWRRDQTELLQEMIDCRMDAILIKVAALGLDPALHLGKTIGQMQPHLLIMKEKFGLNVCGEGGEYETFTLDCPLFKKSIVIDEWETVIHSDDAIAPVGYLSFKSFHLVDKEGTSDLPLNERLNGIPIKSSLDFLSDLDEPLQPSNGEDEDEENDDGAAEALIYSFSSTSNDIGCEQQEVNEATGESDASCDCDKKATSDDRIASLGIRTTSQILEYWRWSGPIPDSTCTLTNQAGWCWIGGILGQGEDCVEAIKSALCNLLSLLKRELLAPMDVVAVSLYIRDMEMFADINSVYGDFFCSHSEFENTEVDDETKSLPKSSYVPPPVRICVEVPLPLDTPILLDALAFREDCGQKSPSEESDSEDSETDDAVSACSAPGIIRQAMHVQGISHWAPANIGPYSQAVRIGDIIYVCGQIALIPGTMQMVEGGIKNQCKLALRHIGRIIKAIDSKTQLRDVVQGICYVTHPSHIPKARKEWEKRTNNAIVDYVVVTRLPRNAFVEWHIWAHRHNSTFDYEETGCRIHDVNVSIRRRWNYENTVAAIMCYFSAASFSASESEKVPPPEKDGEEVLEESGEDAESKAIGSNPLDEDNLVEALSYMLRKLLQGAPSPFTFVSNLRIFYKVGGALSPAQLHRIVTKCGHTSGYLVVHSLIPVCQLHNESTFLSICGVRHE from the exons ATGAGAGTAGTTGCTTTAATAAGTGGAGGAAAAGACAGTTGTTACAACATGATGCAGTGCACTGCTGCAGGGCATGATATCGTTGCACTTGCTAACTTATGCCCGGAAGACAAGG aTGAACTGGACAGTTACATGTATCAGACCGTCGGGCATCATGGTATCAACATGTTTGCTGAAGCTGTCGATTTGCCCCTATACCGGAAAGTAACCCATGGTTTGGCCGTGCATCAGGGATCTATATATGCCCCTACTCTGGAAGATGAGGTGGAGGATTTGTATCATCTACTGAAACAAGTTAAA GATGAAATTGAGGTTGATGCAGTGGCTGTTGGGGCTATCCTTTCTGATTATCAGCGGGTTCGAGTGGAAAATGT aTGTAATAGGTTGGGCCTAGTGGTTTTATCCTACTTGTGGAGGAGAGACCAAACTGAGCTTCTCCAAGAGATGATTGACTGTAGAATGGATGCAATCCTCATCAAAGTAGCTGCCCTTGGCTTGGACCCTGCTCTACACTTGGGGAAGACAATTGGGCAAATGCAACCACACCTACTCATTATG AAAGAAAAATTCGGGTTAAATGTCTGTGGCGAGGGAGGAGAGTACGAGACGTTTACTCTTGATTGCCCATTGTTTAAGAAGTCCATTGTCAT aGATGAGTGGGAGACAGTGATTCATTCAGATGATGCCATTGCTCCCGTTGGGTACCTATCCTTCAAATCATTTCATCTGGTAGACAAGGAG GGTACTAGCGATCTTCCTCTGAATGAGAGATTAAATGGAATCCCCATCAAATCATCCCTAGATTTCCTAAGTGACTTAGATGAGCCACTGCAGCCCTCAAATGGAGAGGATGAGGATGAAGAAAACGATGATGGTGCTGCAGAAGCTTTGATCTACAGTTTTTCCTCCACTTCAAATGACATTGGTTGTGAACAACAGGAGGTGAATGAAGCCACGGGTGAATCTGATGCTAGTTGTGACTGTGACAAGAAGGCAACTTCCGATGACCGCATAGCCTCGCTAGGCATTCGGACAACCTCTCAAATTTTAGAATACTGGCGTTGGAGTGGACCCATTCCTGATAGTACATGCACTTTGACCAACCAAGCAGGGTGGTGCTGGATTGGAGGGATCCTTGGACAAGGGGAAGACTGCGTTGAAGCTATCAAATCTGCATTGTGCAATTTGCTAA GTCTCTTGAAAAGAGAACTGCTTGCACCAATGGATGTTGTAGCTGTCAGTCTCTACATTCGTGACATGGAAATGTTTGCTGATATCAACTCAGTTTATGGAGACTTTTTTTGCAGTCACTCAGAATTTGAAAATACTGAAGTCGATGATGAAACTAAGTCACTGCCCAAG AGTTCGTATGTCCCCCCTCCTGTTCGGATATGTGTGGAAGTTCCTCTACCTCTTGATACTCCAATTTTACTTGATGCACTAGCTTTTAGGGAAGACTGTGGACAGAAATCCCCCTCCGAGGAATCAGATAGTGAAGATTCTGAGACCGATGATGCTGTGTCTGCATGCAGTGCACCAGGAATTATTAGGCAGGCAATGCATGTACAGGGCATTTCACATTGGGCTCCTGCAAATATTGGCCCTTACAGTCAAGCAGTTAGG ataGGGGATATAATTTACGTGTGTGGGCAAATAGCATTAATCCCTGGTACAATGCAAATGGTTGAAggtggaattaaaaatcaatgtAAATTGGCCTTACGACATATAGGAAGAATTATCAAAGCCATTGATTCAAAAACTCAGCTGAGGGATGTTGTTCAG GGTATTTGCTATGTAACTCATCCATCTCATATACCAAAAGCTCGtaaagagtgggaaaaaagaacAAACAATGCCATAGTGGATTATGTGGTTGTAACAAGATTACCTCGTAATGCTTTTGTTGAATGGCACATTTGGGCTCACCGTCACAACAGCACGTTTGATT ATGAGGAAACCGGTTGTCGCATTCATGATGTGAATGTCTCAATACGCAGACGCTGGAATTATGAGAACACTGTTGCTGCCATTATGTGTTACTTCTCTGCGG CCTCTTTTAGTGCTAGTGAATCTGAAAAAGTTCCTCCTCCTGAGAAAGATGGGGAGGAAGTTTTAGAGGAAAGTGGTGAAGATGCTGAGAGTAAAGCAATTGGCAGCAATCCTTTGGATGAAGACAACCTTGTGGAAGCCCTTTCATACATGCTCAGGAAATTACTTCAGGGTGCACCATCTCCTTTCACATTTGTTTCTAATCTCAGGATATTTTACAAG GTTGGTGGTGCCTTGAGTCCCGCTCAGCTGCACCGCATTGTCACCAAGTGTGGTCATACGAGTGGTTATTTGGTTGTTCACAGTCTCATCCCAGTGTGTCAACTGCACAACGAGTCTACGTTCCTTTCAATCTGTGGTGTGAGACATGAGTGA